The Lasioglossum baleicum chromosome 10, iyLasBale1, whole genome shotgun sequence genome contains the following window.
TACAAATCGACCAGTGACAGTCTTATCGCACGAGGACTTGTATGTATAGAACTGAAACAGTTACATTTTTATCACTTTTCATTGTTCTGTCGGAAAactatttatgagaaaaatggataattaaaatacaaagGAATAAAAATTCCGGAATGCTATTGATGTaataaattcattaactttTTACCAGGGACCAaagataacagttattctaaaattttcaaaagttaattattattgaaatttaaaataatgtacacaacatataaagaaaaaattcgaagaacaagatTATTAAAAAGTACCGATTTTTATACTGTTttatacaaataacagttattagtagactgcgcatttatgacaaaaattggtgtaattaaaaaacaaaaaggttataatttaaaatagcaaaaatattagaaaaatttaaacatgctATCATATTATTCTCAATCTACTAAACATAAgagagaagaaaataaatttctaattcattccagtttgttgcaattcaagtaagaaatttttattttgcataaagatccgcagtctagttattagtgttcaaaaaattgatgcagaaaaactgtttcgattgctcaaagcagttatcgacgaGAGAAGTTAATTTCAATCGCTCATaaaagttatcgatgatcgaatttcttttcacttgttttgTTTCACTTGCTTTTCATTTTgcttgcttatttaattattgagttgtctactctttttcggatggaggaAGCCTGTGAAATActttgagaaggtttcgtacaacaagacgaaccAACAAACCATACGAACAACACTTTTTTGTAGTATTATGTAGaagtagcaattaattttacgaataaaatatttatgaaataattgattgtctactatTTGAAAGTTGgagtatttaataataactgttacaaatttcctccatcaataactgttatgagcgatcgaaatgaacttctctcattgataactgttataagcgatcgaaataaatttacctcctcgaataactgttatgagcgatcaaaaTAAGTTTCttttatcgataactgttatgaacgatcgaaatgaatttctcttaacGATGACATgtaccaacaagagaaagaaTTTCTCTtctatttgtaaccaatacgattttagtcgatgaaatacttgttattctacgaCTTTTCCTCTTttcggttataacagttatggcccCTGCTTTTTACCTATCCCGTTTAACCTAATTCAATGTTCTGTATAGCAATCAATGCAGAGAAttcttattttgtataaagaataAAGTCCCACGGTCCACGGGTCTAGTTATCAGTGAACGTTACAGCGAACAGACGGATCATGATCACGCAGAAAATACAAGTCATTGAGATATAAATATCAGGTAGGAAACTGTAGCTGGTTAGAAAAGTAGTAATGAACGTATTACGTTTACGTATTACGATTAAACTATTCGGGTCAGTGTGGCAATAAGACTACAAGACCTTTAAACTGCACGCGATCCTAATTGCAGAAAAAGATTTAGAGTATGAAATAGAGGCAGACCCCGAGGCGACAGAAATTATTCGAGCGAAGTATAACGTAGCGAATCAGCTATGTAATTACCTGAAAATTAACaagataataatagtaataaatttttcaagcaAATAACACTGCTATAACACCTTGCGTCTTCTGTTGGTTGCAGCAGTTCGAAGAGCATTGTGTTATTCTACGTTCGCCGAGCACAATAAGTCAGGCTATTTTGCTTGCGTTGCAGCGCTATGCACGATTCGCCTATGAcctataaatacatacatacatatatgtacaatacTATATATGGTTGTAACACAAGCGAGAGAGATCGTTCACGTAATTCTTCACCTTTCTTTCAGAGATTATTATTTAGCTATTAACGTTTGATATTTTCATACCACCTTGCTTACGCCGTTTTTGTTCTTCCCCGCAGATGACGAAAGGGTAATGACGTTCCTTCGTGGCAGCAAGTTTTCCTTGGAAAAGTGCAAAAGGAAGTTGGACATGTATTTCACGATGAGAACGGCGGTCCCCGAGTTTTTCGCTGACCGAGACGTTACAAGGCCAGAACTCCGAGAGATCAGCAAACTCGTGTAAAAAATCAGTTCTTCTTTACTTTCTTTGAGTCGTCTTTTTATAGAACAGCCAATTACTAGCAAAGTTCAGATGTTGAGAACACGTAACGTGTAATAAGTGTTTTTATTTTGTTGAGATTTCAAAAAACCAACTACTGCTTATGAAACTATTTGACAAGTTTCACCGAGAACCGGAAATATTCTACGGGAAATAACAATGAGTTGATCagctacagtaaagtcgcgatatttgtcAACGACCGCGTACGCGATAGTTGTCAGGTGCCCACTtcacactgccggccaacgccgcacagtgggcaatttggacGAAATCTTTGACAAGATCAAAGAACTTTGGATAGAAAtgtgatagagcgatgaaatttttttaaaattaaagctgaaactttgcataaTATGGGAAAAATTGGGAGATTCTGGTACGAACGTATTTTGACTTTGATTAGTAGTGATTCGATTAGTAGTGattcacaccgatacgcttcggccgcgcgatccgtatttcatgctgtccttctctacgttcggctttcgtttaaactctcggcgcggtagacgcagtcatacaaaaataatgttggtatgcgatagttgtgcgtgcagaacacaggctgtttgacaagaatcgcgactttactgtatattcTATTTCAGACAAATTCCTCCGTTGCCTGGTCTAACGAAGAACGGTCGTCGAGTGATCGTGATGCGGGGAGTCGACAAGGACATACCAACCCCGAACGTAATGGAGGCGATGAAGATGGTCCTGATGATCGGCGACGTTCGCTTGAAGGAAGAAGCCGTTGGTGTCGCGGGTGATGTTTACATTCTGGATGCTGCCGTAGCGACGCCAGCACACTTTGCCAAATTCACACCTGCTATCGTGAAGAAATTCCTGGTTTGCGTGCAAGAAGCTTATCCGGTAAAGCTGAAGGAGGTGCACGTCGTGAACGTTAGCCCGCTCGTCGACACGATCGTTAACTTTGTGAAACCGTTCATCAAGGAAAAGATACGCAACAGAATCTTCATGCACAGCGACTTGAAGACGTTGTACGATTACATCCCCAAGGAAATACTGCCGACGGAGTATGGCGGTGATGCGGGACCAATTAAAGCTATTCACGGTACGTAAGATTTTAGGATAAAAGCTAACATCAATGTTCTATAATGTTTACAATTTGTTTGGTTTTAGAAACTTGGATGAAGAAGCTGGAAGAGTACGGCCCGTGGTTCAAGGAGCAGGAATCAATCAAGTCGAATGAAGCTCTTCGACCTGGAAAACCGAAGACACACGACGACTTGTTTGGTCTCGATGGGTCGTTTCGACAATTGTCTATCGATTAAGATCAAATAATCTTAAGAAAACTCGCACATTTCGGTCCTGACATCAAGAATATTCGGAGAGAATCAAATGTGCTGTACATTTCTAGATTTTTGAACTCGtcgataatatattatatacagggtgcgccaAAAATGTTCTACTCGAAAAGGATACTTTCCAAGGTGATTGCAAGTAACTTTtcttttacgaaaatgttctccgcggctttgttaaggcagtagactcgtttctaggattgatAGGGTGCggaattcgcgttctcatttctcgatacagtaaatcctctacagacgcgacagcctcgggggatttggtcgcatctatcgtatagggtAGCTATTTTTCTATCTCCGAAGGCTGAGGCGAACGTAGGGAAgcacagcgcgtgtaaagactCTTTACTAAAGAGAGACCACGCGCAGGCCtttgtccgcgtctctttctttcccatacgagTCCTTCCTTCCgctcgaaacgttcatcgtcaattaaaccactaaatacagttgaaattatatcgtgtttggtatcattttgcattagaaaaatgccacgaatatgttggtaacagttccattaaaaaataataaagaataaagaagattaaatattggagttacattgtgatgacgcactgGCGTTTGATAATCAGATTACTAAGTTGGGGGGATATTCTTGGTTGCATCTATCGTTGTTCACAACGATTTCTATAATTGTTGCgtctatagagaatttactgtagtcaaaaacgctagataaaagatcgatctaggcagcgatcgccctcagaagtcctattttgTCGTTTACTAGCTACGAAAATTGCTACATgcacagttgtatgcttcccaataatgcaaattacgtttcTCTGTGGCAACTCTTGTTGGACGGACAGTACAACATGTTTGGGACGCTCTGTATATTTTGTCCATTTTGGCGGCTGCTGGCACGAGCGAGTTGGTGTTTCGTCAACGCTAAGTTTACGGAACACGTTAGAATTGCGCGTTCCAAAAATgtgttaatttacaattattcagATCGTAAAAATGCATCCACGAGGAATTATTCAAGAAATTGATCTCCTCAGGCATATATACTATTGAAAAATGGCCAGAAATTTGGATAGACGCGTTCTCCTCTCATTTCTTTTTTACCTTCTCCGTAAACCTAGCGTTGAAAGGCCTGTGTATATATGGATCGGTGACGGGTCAAACGATAGCGTGAAAGGTGTTGAGTGTTTACAAATTATTGGCCACCTGCTGGCGAGCAGATGGGGTAGCCACCGCAccgtaatatattttatttttttatagatgATTAATATATTAGCAAACTATTTATCTTTTTGTACATGAATTGTGAACAAggtttaattgaaaatattaaatagacaCATCACTGTGAATTGTTGACTTCCTATCTGTAGCTTCAGTGCAGAAGAATAAATGATTTGGAGTAAGTAAATGCATGGAGAATTAGTGCGAATTGTTTCTTTCCTTCTCCAACAAGCTCGGTCAAAGAGAAAATCAGTTACGCATCCGCGTTACGTTCGAACGAACTACAAAAAGCGAATGCACGCTGTCGCGAGAGTCGGGATTTCTAGGAAATGATCTTCCAAGCGAAGAATGCTTGAATACTTTCATTCGAAACACAGAAAGCATTGTAATCGCACGCGTTGATCGTCCGCGCGCGGATAATTCGTTTATTTTCGCGTAATTGCGGAGTCGAAAGTGGGTCACATTGTCGCAGCACGCGCGTAGAGTAAGGCACTTTCGATTTTTGAAAGCGACGTTCgcttttttttaattgcatacCACACCTGCCGTTTTATTAGAAGTAGACCTGGCTCGTGCGCAATGCACgccgagagagaaaaaaatagtaaatgcACAGAGTACATTCTCgcgaatgtaatttcaatttaatttgcAGCACTTGTTAGAAAATGCTCGGTCGTGCATGTgcccggtactggcagagagtgAGGGTAACTTTCTCCCCTTAATTCCCCTCGGTGttgggaaaattttattttaaatcgtaaataaacgtgtgactttaaccctcatccgtcccctcgtgtcaatttgacacagttttcctgaaataaattatactattACAACCTAATAAATAGTTGAAACACAGTTGTTCCAAACCTTCGGTGCagtaaagaaaatcgaaaataaactattgataaatgaaaaaatgattatcaagtatatgtataattattattatatcaagTATGTGTTTCTTCGAAGCTTGTACGAATGTGTagaatttagaagaaaatttatatgtgtaaattataaaattgaagataggaTCGTAAGCTTTGTACCCCATAGTGACGTACAATGACCCCGTCAACTATAACAGCATTTCTTGATAAAAATTGCAACATtttcattctaaaatcggacgttTCGCATgctacaacctaatatttatgtaaataaatttatttattgcccatcaCTgactaaaaatttgtttgatgtCCAGAAAAAACGGTTTCATATCAATCTTGATGTTCCATCGAATTCTACAGGGTCGATCTTCAATCAGAAATTAATTACGTcatcagaaaaattattttgatatcAATCTTGATGTTTCATTGAACTACGGACAGTCCAACCCCAGCTCCATCTAAATATTCTACCAGCATTCTTGATTCTTGATTCTCCCcttgattattataaaaattctgTAGAATATCGTTGCAAGAATCGATTCTATAACCGTTCGAGATTCTACAGAACTGAGAGAAAATAAGGATAGCCTTATTCCAGTGGAATTTATATTCGAATAATATCCAACAGTGGAACCTAGTACATTAGACGATcgtttaaattgaaattgcgAGACGAGTACTTTCGTTCACCGAGGAGTTTCCCCACCTCCCTCCCCACCTGTTCGTTCTTTGGCCGGTTGGGATCGTCGTCAAGTTACTCGGCATTCAGTTAGTCAGTCAGTAAGTCAGTAAGTCAGTCAGCCAGTGAAGCACATAATCGATCAGTCGGTGAATTAATTAAACCGTTTGGCCGATCGTGTCGCCAGGCTCGAGCAGCAACCAGTGATTTATCATGACTCCCGGTGGACAAATTTCCCGGCCGACGTAGTGCGTTCACCTTACAAAACGTGCGGCATGTTCGAACGTTTCAGTGAGTTATTGCGGGCGCAACGTTCAACCGCGGATTATTTGTTCCGTGGCCAAAGAAGACACACGTGTACGGGAGAGATATGCCTTCTGCGTTCATGCCTGCAACGGCTTTGAAGAGGATTAGTTGCCGTTGCCAGGAATGTTGAAGGTGAGTCGTTACTGCAACGTATTTAATTACTGGCAAACGAGCTGGAGGCTGCTTAAACTCTAAACTTTTAAGTAGACATCCTGGAATATAACTTGGGGTATAAGGATGAACATTTCTCTTAATGTTCTTTACACGTTTCGAATTTCTTTTGGTTATCATTTCTTCTCTTAACCCTccgacgccgcacagtgggcgagaaaccgatctttttggacaaaaatcagccgacaactcagtttttcatcgattcaattggaatttttttttaaatgttcgtgaacgactatactttgatgacgtgctgcgcgaaaatcgttaacttatctacaaaacccaataactccgatacttcatccgcccataccataaatttgcatgtccaaGCTGAGATGCCGACACTTCTGAACCCTAAAcctattcaattggtaattctcgGGGTCAGATTTACAGTtaaaaattttgcggtttagggtttagggttaataagtgtcggcaactcagctggcacatgcaaatttatggtatgggcggatgaagtatttCTTGTgatagttaacgattttcgcgcagcacgtcatcgaagtgtagtccttcacgaacatttttaaaaaaattccaatcgaatcgatgaaaaactgagttgtcggcagatttttgtccaaaaagatcggtttctcgcacACTGTGCGCCGGTGGCTGGATCTATTTGTACAATTGCAATTGTACATCAATACAAATTGTTTTGATACAAGTCATTAACAGAACAAGttgataataaaatataataaataactttttgAGTTTCGAAATGAACTAGCGTACATTActttgtttttgaaaatttgtaagTTTTAAACAATGTAATGGCAAATTTCGTGTTTCTAAGCATTTTGCATTCAACATAAAACCTTCACCAAATGACTCAATGGAAAATACTACAGTCCCCGTCTGCATCGAAAGTATCGACTTAATGATGCGTCGAAGTATCTTTCATGCATATTTCTTACATGCAGTGCGCATGGTTTCGATGAATCATTCGTGAACGGTAGCTATATCCTAACAAATTCTAAACATTCGTACAGGCTTCGAAGAAACACattgatataataataattataaatatacttgataatcattttttcatttatcaacagtttattttctattttcgagTTTCTTTACTGCACCGAAGTTTTGGAACAACTGTGTTTCAACTATTTATTAGGTTGGATTAGGAACCTTAATGGTTTCTATAAAGTATACTTCGAATTACGACAAAATCGAAATCCGAATAATGTAGTTTTACGTTCTCCAGTTCAAGCGAAATGATGAAAGCGTGTCCGATATAAGATTGACAACTTTCCTGACGCACAATCTACAATACAATCACCATGCAATTTGTCGTAATGAAAGTTTCTAACCAATTATATTAGTTTAGACCGGATCCGTTTCATCTATCGATACATTTACGATTTCTCAAAGATTTTACATCCCGTCTGTCGTTTTCTAAAAGTAAACTAGATAATATATTCGTCGACATCGTTTAACAATTCGCCACACACGCGAGCGAAGACAAAATATTGAGCCACGACAGTGAATGT
Protein-coding sequences here:
- the LOC143212962 gene encoding alpha-tocopherol transfer protein-like; its protein translation is MLLIQPSEEMSKQIREELNEDVTTRDKDVEIIKEWLAKQPHLPKFDDDERVMTFLRGSKFSLEKCKRKLDMYFTMRTAVPEFFADRDVTRPELREISKLVQIPPLPGLTKNGRRVIVMRGVDKDIPTPNVMEAMKMVLMIGDVRLKEEAVGVAGDVYILDAAVATPAHFAKFTPAIVKKFLVCVQEAYPVKLKEVHVVNVSPLVDTIVNFVKPFIKEKIRNRIFMHSDLKTLYDYIPKEILPTEYGGDAGPIKAIHETWMKKLEEYGPWFKEQESIKSNEALRPGKPKTHDDLFGLDGSFRQLSID